A stretch of the Haloarcula ordinaria genome encodes the following:
- a CDS encoding phytoene desaturase family protein, producing MANGLSADRTVTVVGGGFGGLSAAVYLARAGADVTLLEQHDRVGGHAGVLERDDFRFDTGPSWYLMPDVFERFFSHFDHDPGDYYELERLDPQYRVHWKDGDSVTIRPDRRQVGEVFESYEDGAEAALDRYLAAAERNYQLAMDRVVYEGRERLVDYVDTDLLPLAPRLRLFGNMDDYVSRYVDHPKLRQLLEYTLVFLGGSPHNTPALYSIMSHVDLDLNVFYPTGGIAGVADALATLCREQGVTIETDVTVEHIDGSAGEFTLSTDAGERATDLVVSNANPAYTERELLDPAARDHDPGYWDGQTYAPSAFMLYLGVEGDLDSLAHHTLVLPTDWDAHFESIFETTRWPDDPAYYLSVTSKTDDTVAPDGHHAVVVLVPIAPGLDDGPDVRARFREKVLDDLAAHAGVDLRDRIVVEESACVSEFAERYSDPDGTALGLAHTLFQTGPLRPGHRAGLDGLYYTGAYTTPGIGMPMCLISGEHTAGAVLEDYPGLVAGPAVLPGH from the coding sequence ATGGCGAACGGGCTCTCCGCGGACCGGACGGTGACCGTCGTCGGGGGTGGCTTCGGCGGCCTCTCGGCGGCCGTGTACCTCGCACGGGCCGGCGCCGACGTGACCCTGCTCGAACAGCACGACCGGGTGGGCGGCCACGCGGGCGTCCTCGAACGCGACGACTTTCGCTTCGACACGGGTCCGTCCTGGTATCTGATGCCGGACGTCTTCGAGCGCTTCTTCTCGCACTTCGACCACGACCCCGGCGACTACTACGAGCTGGAGCGACTGGACCCGCAGTACCGGGTCCACTGGAAGGACGGCGACTCGGTGACCATCCGGCCGGACCGGCGACAGGTCGGCGAGGTGTTCGAGTCCTACGAAGACGGCGCCGAGGCGGCGCTCGACCGGTACCTCGCGGCCGCCGAGCGCAACTACCAGCTGGCGATGGACCGCGTGGTCTACGAGGGCCGCGAGCGACTGGTCGACTACGTCGACACCGACCTCCTGCCGCTTGCGCCCCGCCTGCGCCTGTTCGGGAACATGGACGACTACGTCTCACGATACGTCGACCACCCGAAGCTCCGTCAGCTGCTGGAGTACACGCTGGTGTTCCTGGGCGGGTCGCCGCACAACACCCCGGCGCTGTACAGCATCATGAGCCACGTCGACCTGGACCTGAACGTCTTCTACCCGACGGGGGGTATCGCCGGTGTCGCCGACGCACTCGCGACGCTCTGCCGGGAGCAGGGCGTGACCATCGAGACCGACGTCACGGTCGAACACATCGACGGCTCGGCCGGCGAGTTCACGCTCTCGACCGACGCCGGCGAGCGGGCGACCGACCTCGTGGTCAGCAACGCCAACCCCGCCTACACCGAACGTGAGCTGCTTGACCCGGCGGCCCGCGACCACGACCCCGGATACTGGGACGGGCAGACCTACGCACCCTCCGCGTTCATGCTCTACCTCGGCGTCGAGGGGGACTTAGACTCCCTTGCGCACCACACGCTGGTGCTCCCGACGGACTGGGACGCACACTTCGAGTCTATCTTCGAGACGACGCGCTGGCCCGACGACCCGGCGTACTACCTCTCGGTCACGTCGAAGACCGACGACACCGTCGCGCCCGACGGCCATCACGCCGTCGTCGTCCTCGTTCCCATCGCGCCCGGCCTTGACGACGGTCCGGACGTGCGGGCGCGCTTCCGCGAGAAGGTCCTCGACGACCTCGCGGCCCACGCCGGCGTCGACCTGCGCGACCGCATCGTCGTCGAGGAGTCGGCCTGCGTCAGCGAGTTCGCGGAGCGCTACAGCGACCCCGACGGGACCGCCCTCGGGCTGGCCCACACCCTCTTCCAGACTGGCCCGCTCCGGCCGGGCCACCGCGCGGGCCTGGACGGCCTCTACTACACCGGCGCGTACACCACCCCGGGCATCGGGATGCCGATGTGTCTCATCAGCGGCGAGCACACCGCCGGCGCCGTCCTCGAGGACTACCCGGGCCTCGTCGCGGGTCCCGCCGTCCTCCCCGGCCACTGA
- a CDS encoding nucleoside hydrolase, which produces MAQRLIIDTDTAADDAQAILLAALAQPVDVEALTVVAGNVEFEYQVENAKYALELAGSEGVPVYEGARRPLLKEFDHVDHVHGAGGLGGDLFPDTGIPSADGHAVDAIVDVARESPGEVSLACLGPLTNVALALRREPDLNDLLDEVWVMGGAVNTLGNETPAAEFNFWVDPDAAKVALDELDVTLVDWGVTVRDGALAGETVDELADAETPYADFFATVTDHAREFSKERRGVDSVTVPDALAVACLLDPDIVTESGTYFVDVDEREGLTRGYSLVDEHGVTDGEPRTRVVESIDGAAFERMLRDMLHHGDPMRSLSESPQ; this is translated from the coding sequence GTGGCACAGCGACTCATCATCGACACGGACACCGCCGCCGACGACGCACAGGCCATCCTGCTGGCCGCACTCGCCCAACCCGTCGACGTCGAGGCACTGACCGTCGTCGCCGGCAACGTCGAGTTCGAGTACCAGGTCGAGAACGCGAAGTACGCGCTCGAGCTCGCCGGCTCCGAGGGCGTCCCGGTGTACGAAGGCGCCCGCCGGCCGCTACTCAAGGAGTTCGACCACGTCGACCACGTCCACGGCGCGGGTGGGCTGGGCGGCGACCTCTTCCCGGACACCGGTATCCCGTCGGCCGACGGCCACGCCGTCGACGCTATCGTCGATGTCGCCCGCGAGTCGCCCGGTGAGGTGAGCCTCGCCTGTCTCGGCCCGTTGACGAACGTCGCACTGGCACTCCGCCGTGAACCCGACCTGAACGACCTCCTGGACGAGGTCTGGGTGATGGGCGGCGCGGTGAACACGCTCGGCAACGAGACGCCGGCCGCGGAGTTCAACTTCTGGGTCGACCCCGACGCCGCGAAGGTCGCACTCGATGAACTGGACGTGACGCTGGTCGACTGGGGCGTGACGGTCCGCGACGGGGCGCTCGCCGGCGAGACGGTCGACGAACTCGCCGATGCCGAGACGCCCTACGCCGACTTCTTCGCGACGGTCACCGACCACGCACGTGAGTTCTCGAAGGAGCGCCGCGGCGTCGACAGCGTCACCGTCCCGGATGCGCTCGCCGTGGCGTGTCTGCTCGACCCCGACATCGTCACGGAATCCGGGACCTACTTCGTCGACGTCGACGAGCGCGAGGGACTGACCCGGGGGTACAGCCTCGTGGACGAGCACGGCGTCACCGACGGCGAGCCGCGAACGCGTGTGGTCGAATCCATCGACGGGGCGGCGTTCGAGCGGATGCTCCGCGACATGCTGCATCACGGCGACCCGATGCGGTCGCTGTCTGAGTCCCCTCAGTAG
- a CDS encoding cold-shock protein, protein MANGKVDFFNDTGGYGFIATEDSDDDVFFHMEDVGGEDLAEGTDIEFDIEQAPKGPRAKNVVRQ, encoded by the coding sequence ATGGCAAACGGTAAGGTTGATTTCTTCAACGACACAGGCGGCTACGGTTTCATCGCGACTGAGGACTCTGACGACGACGTGTTCTTCCACATGGAAGACGTTGGCGGCGAGGACCTAGCAGAAGGCACCGACATCGAATTCGACATCGAGCAGGCCCCGAAGGGCCCGCGCGCGAAGAACGTCGTTCGACAGTAA
- a CDS encoding nucleoside deaminase, with the protein MDSAFEGFGHESHMRRAFALARTAVERGDRPFGSVLVRDDEIVMEASNRVLTDDDVRAHPELTLAAQALRECTPDERAETVLYTSTEPCPMCAGGIRHAGLGRVVYSVGGDEIGAFTDQGAPVRSGDILEGTTEVVGPVLNEEGRAIHEAFDW; encoded by the coding sequence ATGGATAGCGCGTTCGAGGGATTCGGCCACGAATCCCACATGCGTCGCGCGTTCGCCCTCGCTCGGACGGCCGTCGAGCGTGGCGACCGCCCCTTCGGGTCTGTGCTCGTCCGTGACGACGAAATCGTGATGGAAGCGTCGAATCGGGTTCTCACCGACGACGACGTGCGGGCCCACCCGGAACTGACGCTGGCGGCACAGGCACTCCGCGAATGCACGCCCGATGAGCGCGCCGAGACCGTGTTGTACACGAGCACGGAACCGTGCCCGATGTGTGCCGGCGGCATCCGTCACGCGGGGCTGGGACGGGTCGTCTACAGCGTCGGCGGCGACGAGATCGGCGCGTTCACGGACCAGGGCGCGCCGGTGCGCTCCGGCGACATCCTCGAGGGGACCACGGAGGTCGTCGGCCCGGTGCTGAACGAGGAGGGCCGGGCAATCCACGAGGCGTTCGACTGGTAG
- a CDS encoding ester cyclase, with protein sequence MDGRWAPWRTGSGSPEPTAGTTSGRSANSPDAVEAYCTEDFVSHEPGQTIEGCAAYREFEAELRRAMPDLEGSIDSVVAEDGKVAACWHEYDRLGMMQQLGVVPENPTA encoded by the coding sequence TTGGACGGTCGCTGGGCACCATGGCGGACCGGAAGTGGCTCGCCCGAACCGACGGCCGGTACCACATCCGGCCGCTCGGCGAACAGCCCCGACGCGGTCGAGGCGTATTGTACCGAGGATTTCGTCAGCCACGAACCCGGACAGACCATCGAGGGCTGTGCGGCGTATCGGGAGTTCGAAGCCGAGCTCCGGCGTGCGATGCCCGACCTCGAAGGCTCGATCGACTCCGTCGTCGCCGAGGACGGCAAGGTCGCCGCGTGCTGGCACGAGTACGACCGGCTGGGCATGATGCAGCAGCTCGGGGTCGTCCCCGAGAACCCGACGGCCTGA
- a CDS encoding thiamine ABC transporter substrate-binding protein: MKRRTFLTAAGATVATTVAGCSGIAGESEPDDERTLVVGTYSAFIDAPSTSPGAWLKEQFESEFDARLIWQTPENEVNHYIERKNAGVDTETDVYVGLNVDDLVRIDDQLDDGLFAEAGDVEGADSVKSQLSFDPDNRAVPFDTGYVSLVYDGTSMTAPETFEGLLAEDVAGDLIAQNPASSATGRAFLLHTVAAFGPDGYLDYWADLQANDVRVLGSWSDAYSAWSAGEAPMVVSYSTDQVFADRNDANLEKHQIRFLNDQGYANPEGMAVFADANEPELAREFMSFLLRPEVQGEIAVRNVAFPATTDAALPEDYAELAKEPPEPVTFTYDELQGSVSGWIEAWERQFAEN; this comes from the coding sequence ATGAAACGCCGGACCTTCCTGACGGCGGCGGGTGCGACGGTCGCGACGACCGTCGCCGGTTGCAGTGGCATCGCGGGAGAATCCGAGCCGGACGACGAGCGGACGCTCGTGGTCGGGACCTACAGCGCGTTCATCGACGCGCCCTCGACGAGCCCCGGCGCCTGGCTCAAAGAGCAGTTCGAGTCCGAGTTCGACGCGCGCCTGATCTGGCAGACGCCCGAGAACGAGGTGAACCACTACATCGAACGCAAGAACGCCGGCGTCGACACCGAGACGGACGTCTACGTCGGACTGAACGTCGACGACCTGGTGCGCATCGACGACCAGCTCGACGACGGGCTGTTCGCCGAGGCCGGCGACGTCGAGGGTGCCGACAGCGTCAAGTCACAGCTGTCGTTCGACCCCGATAACCGGGCCGTGCCCTTCGACACGGGCTACGTGAGTCTCGTCTACGACGGCACCTCGATGACAGCCCCCGAGACGTTCGAGGGACTGCTCGCCGAGGACGTCGCCGGCGACCTCATCGCGCAGAACCCCGCGAGTTCGGCGACCGGGCGGGCGTTCCTGCTCCACACCGTCGCGGCGTTCGGTCCCGACGGCTACCTGGATTATTGGGCGGACCTGCAGGCGAACGACGTGCGCGTGCTCGGGTCGTGGAGCGACGCCTACAGCGCGTGGTCGGCCGGCGAGGCCCCGATGGTCGTCTCCTACTCCACCGACCAGGTGTTCGCCGATCGGAACGACGCCAATCTGGAGAAACACCAGATCCGCTTCCTCAACGACCAGGGCTACGCCAACCCCGAGGGGATGGCCGTCTTCGCGGACGCCAACGAACCCGAGCTGGCCCGCGAGTTCATGTCGTTCCTGCTGCGCCCCGAGGTGCAGGGCGAGATCGCCGTGCGGAACGTCGCCTTCCCGGCGACCACTGACGCGGCACTGCCCGAGGACTACGCCGAGCTCGCGAAGGAACCGCCGGAACCGGTGACGTTTACCTACGACGAACTCCAGGGGTCGGTCAGTGGCTGGATCGAAGCCTGGGAACGACAGTTCGCCGAGAACTGA
- a CDS encoding ester cyclase, which translates to MVSQSQYPTVNEALVRNVFDAVWGPDGGPDAIDDYFTIDFVDHEPGRTIEGRPAYKDYVRDLLSGMPDFAGSTELVICDGDYVSVRYTVTGTHVGTFWGIEPTREQVEVDGTVVYHVVDGRIDERWNAYDRLELLEQLGVGPGQLDY; encoded by the coding sequence ATGGTTTCACAAAGTCAATATCCGACGGTCAACGAGGCGCTGGTCAGGAACGTGTTCGACGCAGTCTGGGGTCCTGACGGCGGCCCGGATGCTATCGACGACTACTTTACGATCGATTTCGTCGACCACGAGCCGGGACGGACCATCGAGGGTCGGCCGGCCTACAAGGACTACGTCCGTGACCTCCTCTCGGGCATGCCCGACTTCGCGGGGTCGACCGAACTCGTCATCTGTGACGGCGACTACGTCTCGGTCCGGTACACCGTCACCGGCACCCACGTCGGTACCTTCTGGGGCATCGAGCCCACCCGCGAGCAGGTCGAGGTCGACGGAACCGTCGTCTACCACGTCGTCGACGGGCGAATCGACGAGCGGTGGAACGCCTACGACCGGCTCGAGCTGCTCGAACAGCTCGGCGTCGGGCCGGGGCAACTCGACTACTGA
- a CDS encoding sugar phosphate isomerase/epimerase family protein, with the protein MDLIGKCPPDADSLEAAAARGFDRVELYLTPADLDDIEATAVTVARSAVDAASVHTPHAVPEDGETFRRADDLACRLDAYLVVHSQYALHTHTQLLDSYGFEAPYGYENNPGASVFHLERQLFDRDYELVLDTAHLYAAEAAYLESLEHLLTTYGDRISVAHLTDGTRTTDGLTIGRGDIDLETTVDLLERQYDGLVVLEVMPDDQRAGRQTILDWLE; encoded by the coding sequence ATGGACCTCATCGGCAAGTGCCCGCCGGACGCCGATTCGCTCGAAGCGGCAGCGGCCCGTGGATTCGACCGGGTCGAGCTGTATCTGACCCCCGCCGACCTCGACGACATCGAGGCGACCGCTGTGACCGTCGCACGGTCGGCGGTCGACGCCGCTTCGGTCCATACGCCCCACGCGGTGCCCGAGGACGGCGAGACGTTCCGCCGCGCCGACGACCTGGCCTGCCGGCTCGACGCCTACCTGGTCGTCCACAGCCAGTACGCACTGCACACCCACACCCAGCTGCTCGACAGCTACGGCTTCGAGGCCCCGTACGGCTACGAGAATAACCCCGGCGCGAGCGTCTTCCATCTGGAGCGCCAGTTGTTCGACCGCGACTACGAGCTCGTCCTCGACACAGCACACCTCTACGCGGCCGAAGCTGCCTATCTGGAGTCACTGGAGCATCTGTTGACGACCTACGGCGACCGGATATCGGTCGCTCACCTGACCGACGGGACCCGAACGACAGACGGGCTCACCATCGGCCGAGGGGACATCGACCTCGAGACGACGGTCGACCTGTTAGAGCGGCAGTACGACGGCCTGGTCGTCCTCGAAGTGATGCCCGACGACCAGCGAGCCGGCCGGCAGACGATCCTCGACTGGCTCGAGTGA
- a CDS encoding Brp/Blh family beta-carotene 15,15'-dioxygenase has product MSALTQGFLDRWHRRADAHPSLILSRAALVALAAGFLVARAAGITVPLRAQMVVYLVGMVALNLPHGGYEHFENLRRRRPTFRWRYVGLYLGAIAAFVGLLLVAPVAGLALALVVAMAKGGLGDLKVLEATSGTDHLRTRPQRYLAATVRGGAVMLVPIVFWPGTFHTFSALMVGLVEPGALAPYTQYFETTRLLAGVGYGGALVVHVALGYVRGGGRSWLVDAGESTLLAGFFAAVPVLVAVGLYFPCWYSARQVARTQAVDADPVGDGDWDLLGGADASTVALRAWGVLIAGALATFGVLAAVYWAVPNPLAGVGLLPGAVAFWSIFISIVALPHVVVGSVLDEERGIWYVP; this is encoded by the coding sequence ATGAGCGCGCTCACTCAGGGGTTCCTCGACCGATGGCACCGACGCGCGGACGCACATCCGTCGCTGATACTCTCGCGGGCGGCCCTCGTAGCCCTCGCGGCCGGGTTCCTCGTGGCCCGGGCCGCCGGCATCACAGTCCCCCTGCGCGCCCAGATGGTCGTCTACCTGGTCGGGATGGTGGCGCTGAACCTCCCCCACGGGGGGTACGAGCACTTCGAGAACCTCCGCCGGCGCCGGCCGACCTTCCGCTGGCGGTACGTCGGTCTGTATCTGGGCGCCATCGCGGCGTTCGTAGGGCTGTTGCTGGTCGCGCCCGTCGCCGGCCTGGCGCTGGCGCTGGTCGTCGCGATGGCCAAGGGTGGCCTCGGCGACCTGAAGGTCCTGGAAGCCACGAGCGGGACCGACCACCTCCGCACCCGGCCCCAGCGGTACCTCGCGGCGACGGTCCGGGGCGGGGCAGTCATGCTCGTCCCCATCGTCTTCTGGCCAGGGACGTTCCACACGTTCAGCGCGCTGATGGTGGGGCTGGTCGAGCCGGGGGCGCTGGCGCCGTACACCCAGTACTTCGAGACCACGCGCCTGCTCGCTGGCGTCGGCTACGGCGGGGCGCTGGTGGTCCACGTTGCGCTTGGGTACGTCCGCGGCGGCGGCCGCTCCTGGCTCGTCGACGCCGGGGAGTCGACGCTCCTGGCCGGATTCTTCGCCGCCGTGCCCGTCCTCGTGGCGGTGGGCCTGTACTTCCCGTGCTGGTACTCCGCGCGGCAGGTCGCCCGGACGCAGGCCGTCGACGCCGACCCCGTCGGCGACGGCGACTGGGACCTGCTCGGCGGGGCCGACGCCTCGACCGTGGCCCTGCGGGCCTGGGGGGTGCTCATCGCCGGTGCGCTGGCGACGTTCGGCGTGCTGGCGGCCGTCTACTGGGCCGTCCCGAACCCGCTTGCGGGCGTCGGTCTGCTGCCCGGTGCGGTGGCGTTCTGGAGCATATTCATCAGCATCGTCGCGCTCCCGCACGTCGTCGTCGGGTCCGTGCTGGACGAAGAGCGCGGTATCTGGTACGTGCCCTGA
- a CDS encoding DUF5658 family protein, which yields MTRAHAVLWTVIVLATVADILLTMTGLANGFREGNAVVAASLSTLGLGGLFLVKFAAMVWLVAGWTLLSDRNASIFLALFAVVTLAVVANNVLVLTGVTLPW from the coding sequence ATGACGCGAGCGCACGCCGTCCTCTGGACGGTCATCGTCCTCGCAACGGTGGCCGACATCCTGCTGACGATGACGGGACTCGCCAACGGGTTCCGGGAGGGGAACGCCGTCGTCGCAGCGTCGCTGTCGACCCTCGGGCTGGGCGGGCTCTTCCTCGTGAAGTTCGCGGCGATGGTGTGGCTGGTGGCCGGGTGGACGCTGCTCTCGGACCGGAACGCGTCGATATTCCTCGCGCTGTTCGCCGTCGTGACCCTCGCCGTCGTCGCCAACAACGTCCTCGTGTTGACCGGCGTGACACTCCCCTGGTGA
- the pdhA gene encoding pyruvate dehydrogenase (acetyl-transferring) E1 component subunit alpha gives MTDDVLDRAPDDRVQVLDAEGQVTAPDLVPDLADETLVGMLRDMRFARRFDERMISLQRQGRLGTYASLAGQEGSQIGSTYALADDDTLFFQYREHGALVARGLPWEYVLYWMGHEAGNAALADINVFPLNISIGGHIPHAVGWSWAAKRKGDDRVGVVHFGDGATSEGDFHEAMNFAGVFDTPTLFVCNNNQWAISVPRERQTASETIAQKAAAYGFDGVQVDGMDPLATYVVTKAARERAVDPPDGTPRPVLLEAVQYRFGAHTTADDPDVYRDEDEVERWRERDPLTRFEAFLRDRGLLDDDRLDAMDAEIADTLSAIVDRAEEYAPDPTDLFADVYAESTPNVDAQQEYFEALRDRHGDDALLDDW, from the coding sequence ATGACAGACGACGTGCTCGACAGGGCGCCGGACGACCGCGTGCAGGTCCTCGACGCGGAGGGACAGGTCACGGCACCCGACCTCGTCCCCGACCTGGCCGACGAGACGCTGGTGGGGATGCTCCGGGACATGCGCTTCGCCCGGCGCTTCGACGAGCGGATGATCAGCCTCCAGCGCCAGGGTCGACTCGGTACGTACGCCTCGCTCGCCGGGCAGGAGGGGTCACAGATAGGGTCGACGTACGCGCTGGCCGACGACGACACGCTGTTCTTCCAGTACCGCGAACACGGGGCGCTCGTCGCCCGGGGCCTCCCCTGGGAGTACGTGCTCTACTGGATGGGCCACGAGGCGGGCAACGCCGCGCTCGCGGACATCAACGTCTTCCCGCTGAACATCTCCATCGGCGGGCACATCCCCCACGCAGTCGGGTGGTCCTGGGCGGCAAAACGGAAGGGCGACGACCGGGTCGGCGTCGTCCACTTCGGCGACGGCGCGACCAGCGAGGGCGACTTCCACGAGGCGATGAACTTCGCCGGGGTGTTCGACACGCCGACGCTGTTCGTCTGCAACAACAACCAGTGGGCCATCTCGGTACCCCGCGAGCGTCAGACGGCGAGCGAGACCATCGCCCAGAAGGCCGCCGCCTACGGCTTCGACGGCGTCCAGGTCGACGGAATGGACCCGCTCGCGACCTACGTCGTCACGAAGGCCGCCCGCGAGCGGGCGGTCGACCCGCCGGACGGGACACCGCGTCCAGTACTCCTCGAAGCCGTCCAGTACCGCTTCGGCGCACACACGACTGCCGACGACCCGGACGTCTATCGCGACGAGGACGAGGTCGAACGGTGGCGCGAGCGTGACCCGCTCACCAGGTTCGAAGCGTTCCTTCGGGACCGTGGCCTGCTGGACGACGACCGGCTCGACGCGATGGACGCGGAGATAGCGGACACGCTCTCTGCTATCGTCGACCGCGCCGAGGAGTACGCGCCAGACCCGACCGACCTCTTCGCCGACGTCTACGCCGAGTCGACGCCGAACGTCGACGCCCAGCAGGAGTACTTCGAGGCGCTCCGCGACCGTCACGGGGACGACGCGCTGCTCGACGACTGGTGA
- a CDS encoding ABC transporter permease: MARSTETGASDGRAHDERRHRWRALLRGTLDRRALPVLATGTVLVLLGIFYYPVATVFVESVVVDGRVTLSVFWAVLSDPFYFGEPARLLTGTPPTAVLDSVLSGDPRLGVVGFTAYQAALSSVASVALGLPAAYLLARYEFPGRRTLRSLTILPFVLPSIMVAVGFVATFGRNGTLNTVLGAVGLGQVDLLFTLEAVIIAHAFYNAPLVARVTTAAWESVDASAVETARSLGASPTRAFRDVVAPQLYPSVVLGAVLTFVFTFGTFPIVLALGGFELATVEVFVYRLVRDLEYAEAAALALVELAISLSLLYGYLRYEARHSISSDGIRPLPRRPIVPPSLSLRELLPRAGLAAYSVVALAVFVAPIASMVYASLTGPNGATLAHYEFLLERQASGASFQVQPWDAVRNSLLFAAAALAVALPMGVVVAVLTTRRYRGRKVLDVVAMAPLAVSGIIVGLGLLRGLVFGVEVGGTRLAVGGALAIVAAHAVAGYPFVVRTVAPGLEGLDRSLVESARALGASRARVLADIELPLVWPAVVAGAAFAVAISIGEFSATIVLASGTSQFTMPIAIERFIGRRLGPATAMGVVLLVVTSASFLVIDRLGGETDAL; encoded by the coding sequence GTGGCCCGCAGCACCGAGACGGGCGCGTCGGACGGTCGGGCGCACGACGAGCGACGGCACCGCTGGCGCGCGCTACTCCGTGGGACACTCGACCGCCGTGCCCTGCCGGTCCTCGCGACCGGGACGGTCCTCGTGTTGCTCGGCATCTTCTACTACCCGGTGGCGACGGTGTTCGTCGAGAGCGTCGTGGTCGACGGTCGGGTGACACTGTCGGTGTTCTGGGCCGTCCTCTCGGACCCGTTCTACTTCGGCGAGCCCGCGCGGTTGCTCACGGGCACCCCGCCCACAGCCGTCCTCGACAGCGTGCTCTCCGGCGACCCGCGACTGGGCGTCGTCGGCTTCACGGCCTACCAGGCGGCGCTCTCCTCGGTCGCGAGCGTCGCCCTCGGCCTCCCCGCCGCGTACCTGCTGGCCCGTTACGAGTTCCCCGGCCGACGGACGCTGCGCTCGCTGACCATCCTTCCCTTCGTCCTCCCCTCCATCATGGTCGCGGTGGGCTTCGTCGCGACGTTCGGTCGGAACGGGACGCTGAACACCGTGCTCGGCGCGGTCGGGCTCGGCCAGGTCGACCTGCTGTTCACCCTCGAAGCAGTCATTATCGCCCACGCGTTCTACAACGCGCCGCTGGTCGCGCGGGTGACGACGGCCGCCTGGGAGTCCGTCGACGCGAGCGCCGTCGAGACGGCCCGCAGCCTGGGGGCGTCGCCGACCCGGGCCTTCCGTGACGTGGTCGCTCCGCAGCTGTACCCCTCGGTGGTGCTGGGTGCGGTCCTGACCTTCGTGTTCACGTTCGGGACCTTCCCAATCGTCCTCGCGCTCGGCGGGTTCGAACTCGCCACCGTCGAGGTGTTCGTCTACCGCCTGGTCCGGGACCTGGAGTACGCCGAGGCGGCCGCGCTGGCGCTGGTCGAACTGGCCATCTCGCTGTCGCTGCTGTACGGCTACCTCCGCTACGAGGCGCGCCACAGCATCTCGTCGGACGGGATTCGCCCGCTGCCGCGCCGCCCCATCGTCCCGCCGTCGCTGTCGCTCCGCGAACTCCTCCCCCGTGCGGGACTGGCGGCGTACAGCGTGGTCGCGCTGGCGGTGTTCGTCGCGCCCATCGCGAGCATGGTGTACGCGAGCCTCACCGGACCGAACGGCGCGACGCTGGCCCACTACGAGTTCCTCCTCGAACGGCAGGCATCGGGGGCCTCGTTCCAGGTCCAGCCCTGGGACGCGGTCAGGAACTCGCTGCTGTTCGCGGCCGCGGCCCTGGCGGTTGCGCTCCCGATGGGCGTCGTCGTCGCCGTTCTCACGACCCGCCGCTACCGTGGGCGGAAAGTCCTCGACGTCGTGGCGATGGCCCCCCTGGCGGTGTCGGGCATCATCGTCGGCCTGGGGCTCCTGCGTGGTCTGGTCTTCGGGGTCGAAGTGGGCGGGACGCGACTCGCCGTCGGCGGCGCACTGGCTATCGTCGCCGCCCACGCCGTCGCGGGCTACCCCTTCGTCGTTCGCACCGTCGCGCCCGGCCTGGAGGGGCTGGACCGCTCGCTGGTCGAGTCCGCGCGGGCGCTCGGGGCCTCGCGGGCTCGGGTGCTCGCTGACATCGAGCTCCCACTGGTCTGGCCGGCCGTCGTCGCCGGTGCGGCCTTCGCCGTCGCCATCTCCATCGGCGAGTTCTCGGCGACCATCGTGCTGGCCTCGGGCACCAGCCAGTTCACCATGCCCATCGCCATCGAGCGGTTCATCGGCCGCCGGCTCGGGCCCGCGACGGCGATGGGCGTCGTTCTGCTGGTGGTCACCAGCGCGAGTTTCCTCGTCATCGACCGGCTGGGGGGTGAGACGGATGCCCTCTGA